The Gadus macrocephalus chromosome 20, ASM3116895v1 genome includes a region encoding these proteins:
- the znf142 gene encoding zinc finger protein 142, with product MEANPTEKSGKRLSDPEVEDQQGLSSLERGPSLTSGRPRRKRRPNPLYVQSSDEQETAEPEVVVHKTKRRKKDQGENKKTALNESDTPPAKEYLAEGSEHIFRTHTCPKCRRCFKMRSHLQEHLRIHFPSPSLQCPTCDRFFTSKSKLRVHMLREAGQKVHHCKRCDYSAVERNALRRHLSNVHGDDAGDAECVAGDLPTPNVLTYPCPTCGQTFQQSRSLKAHMKTHNVPPDRQSLPCFQEGCAFRGSVRKELLRHAREAHAVEAVECRHHACNAIFANKRDMEEHRRAHLAYHCALCDFSCSNKSVFLQHRRQGHAGEEELRCEFCTFVTFNPVEFQQHVGHLHASEKIHRCPQCSYVTAHKRGLNRHMLMHSGEKPHKCSVCDFRCRDESYLTKHMLTHSDDKNFMCSECGYVTKWKHYLNVHMRKHTGDLRYECDQCPYRCHRIDQLNSHKLRHQAKSLMCEICAYACKRKYELRNHMLTKHSAGPKQAAAAYQCKYCAYTTCYRQALQNHENCKHTKLKEFRCALCSYVSFSTISLFLHKRKVHGYVPGDKDWLENYASKEKERNARECVQDFYLKSPAGCNRSEPSAREAATTLLTNENQSGPAGQTEGVDVGGIPADASSRGCPEEYCTLVLTTLSTAEYETAPSSNEKEHVQYPNATTYTSTTDDGDTPPQQGGISPSYSPSVAEEEDDCPQGETDDDEGSINSELVEAGEVINKPSCSNAFSKSEIHLKAMKKHDSDQAEAMVMEGRVKMLVAQTGDVHRCDKCLYVTRKGSALKYHCQFVCPNRSKGHDCEGCGAHFKQRRGLDTHLVKKCPARQRNTRAFKGVSTAPMTLSPDCLRDEGGCKDIDEIDEHHVEVTRTRSTTQSKDGKYMISTSNVITSGKSKGPQKEHFKFKLVTKAVSNAKERNILSKNTVLYTKGRGKFTCKQCKFSSIRLATVKRHCKTCRPNSKRNDEDQSRLECADADSNGSLSKSEEDLGDKIDNNHTLKKSKKQLISCPKCTFKCSQKRALESHEKRGCMKANEIQCHLCSFVGKSQNSLTSHVSSVHEKNKPQRLHCEDCDFNCKQARCMAQHVAVKHKGSRPHRCPYCPFSTTRRHRLEEHRSLHTGVGRYSCEECSKTFGTVTKLGQHKTRVHDRKPSHFCSLCDFSGYTLDDVRRHNLRCHTGELQHSCAHCEACFSSSVALRNHSKRIHQDQNFLSCPECDFTFGTDAALKIHQRSTHPLLKCSTCQLRFNTKKSLETHQRSHLGHQCQLCSFASRTKQLLAQHLMEEHEEDEEEEGSRAEKPLKCSHCEFSCRHQLVLEQHLRSHGGTRLYKCTDCKYTTRNKQKITWHIRIHTGEKPYSCEQCSYTCSDPFRLKIHMRVHQPEKKYLCTECGYKCKWKTQLKYHMTKHTGEKAYACDDCAYRANRADALRAHRDTQHCDARSFVCEECGKAFKTRYILKTHQRQHSGARPYTCGACHKAFCWPAGLRHHFLSHTKQQPYRCLHCPYRAKQRFQVVKHLRRHHPGVALEQGVVKDVEGAGLTLKDAMRGAVGGDGGGGEEGEAEDGREVLTDVHPQEFGSAHSLHSSTIDGQWWVFSVASPEVNNNLLGFADL from the exons ATGGAAGCTAAtcccacagaaaaaagtggaaaaCGTCTGTCAGACCCCGAGGTCGAGGACCAACAAG gcCTGAGCAGCCTTGAGAGAGGGCCATCTCTGACCTCGGGCAGGCCCAGAAGGAAACGCAGACCCAACCCTCTCTACGTGCAGTCCTCAGATGAACAAGAGACTGCAGAACCAGAGGTTGTTGTGCACAAGACCAAGAGAAGGAAAAAAGATCAGGGGGAAAACAAGAAAACCGCTCTGAATGAGAGCGACACACCTCCTGCTAAAG AATACCTTGCGGAGGGTTCAGAGCACATATTCCGCACGCACACTTGCCCCAAATGCCGCCGCTGTTTCAAGATGCGCTCCCACCTCCAGGAGCACCTGCGCATCCACTTCCCAAGCCCCAGCCTCCAGTGCCCCACCTGCGACCGCTTCTTCACCAGCAAGAGCAAGCTGCGCGTGCACATGCTGCGCGAGGCGGGCCAGAAAGTCCACCACTGCAAACGCTGCGACTACTCGGCAGTCGAACGCAACGCCCTCCGCCGCCACCTTTCAAACGTCCACGGGGATGACGCCGGTGACGCGGAGTGCGTTGCCGGTGACCTGCCTACCCCCAACGTACTGACCTACCCTTGCCCCACCTGCGGCCAAACCTTTCAGCAAAGCAGGTCCCTCAAGGCCCACATGAAGACCCACAACGTCCCACCGGACAGACAATCCCTGCCTTGTTTCCAGGAGGGCTGCGCCTTCCGGGGTTCCGTGCGCAAGGAGCTGCTGCGTCACGCCAGGGAGGCTCACGCCGTCGAGGCGGTTGAGTGTCGGCATCACGCCTGCAACGCCATCTTCGCCAACAAGAGGGACATGGAGGAGCATCGGCGCGCGCACCTTGCCTACCACTGCGCGCTGTGCGACTTCTCCTGCTCCAACAAGAGCGTGTTCCTGCAGCACCGGCGCCAGGGACacgcgggggaggaggagctccgCTGTGAGTTCTGCACCTTCGTCACCTTCAACCCTGTGGAGTTCCAGCAGCACGTGGGACATCTGCACGCCAGCGAGAAGATCCACCGGTGTCCGCAGTGCAGCTACGTGACCGCCCATAAGCGGGGTTTGAACCGGCACATGTTGATGCACAGTG GTGAGAAGCCTCACAAGTGCAGCGTCTGTGACTTCAGGTGCCGGGATGAGTCCTACCTCAccaaacacatgctcacacactcgGACGACAAGAACTTCATGTGTTCCGAGTGCGGCTACGTCACAAAGTGGAAGCACTATCTGAATGTACACATGCGTAAACACACCGGGGATCTACG GTACGAGTGTGACCAGTGTCCCTACCGCTGTCACAGGATAGACCAGCTGAACAGCCACAAGCTTCGACATCAGGCCAAGTCGCTCATGTGCGAGATCTGCGCCTATGCCTGCAAGCGGAAGTATGAACTTCGTAACCACATGCTGACCAAGCACTCTGCTGGCCCAAAGCAGGCTGCGGCGGCCTATCAGTGTAAATACTGTGCGTATACCACTTGCTATCGCCAGGCACTCCAGAACCACGAGAACTGCAAACACACCAAGCTGAAGGAGTTCCGGTGTGCGCTCTGCTCGTATGTCTCCTTCAGCACCATCAGCCTGTTTTTGCACAAGAGAAAGGTCCACGGGTACGTTCCCGGTGACAAAGACTGGCTGGAGAACTACGCCTCAAAGGAGAAGGAAAGAAACGCACGTGAATGTGTACAGGATTTCTACCTGAAGTCCCCGGCGGGTTGTAACCGATCCGAACCAAGCGCCAGGGAGGCAGCAACGACACTTCTGACCAATGAAAACCAGTCTGGTCCGGCTGGCCAAACTGAAGGGGTAGATGTTGGGGGTATTCCTGCAGACGCCTCATCCAGGGGCTGCCCCGAGGAGTATTGTACATTGGTGTTGACCACACTCTCAACAGCTGAATACGAGACCGCTCCGTCGTCAAATGAGAAGGAACACGTCCAGTATCCAAATGCCACAACGTACACTTCCACTACCGACGATGGTGATACTCCACCACAACAGGGAGGCATCAGTCCAAGTTATTCTCCAAGTGTGGCAGAAGAAGAGGATGACTGTCCTCAAGGTGAAACAGACGACGATGAAGGCTCAATCAACAGTGAGTTGGTGGAAGCAGGTGAAGTCATCAATAAGCCCTCTTGTTCCAACGCCTTTTCCAAATCGGAGATCCACCTGAAGGCCATGAAGAAACATGACAGTGACCAGGCAGAGGCGATGGTTATGGAAGGACGGGTGAAGATGCTCGTAGCACAGACAGGAGATGTGCACCGCTGCGACAAGTGCTTGTATGTGACACGCAAGGGAAGCGCCCTGAAGTATCACTGTCAATTTGTCTGTCCAAATAGGTCCAAGGGACATGACTGCGAGGGCTGTGGGGCACATTTCAAACAAAGGCGAGGCCTCGATACACACCTCGTGAAGAAGTGTCCAGCTCGCCAGCGAAACACAAGAGCCTTTAAAGGGGTTTCAACGGCACCGATGACACTCAGTCCGGACTGTCTCCGTGATGAAGGTGGATGTAAAGATATTGATGAAATAGATGAACATCATGTAGAGGTAACAAGAACAAGAAGTACAACTCAAAGCAAAGATGGAAAATATATGATCTCTACATCTAATGTCATTACCTCTGGTAAATCAAAAGGCCCACAAAAGGAGCATTTTAAGTTTAAACTTGTGACGAAAGCTGTTTCTAATGCCAAAGAAAGAAATATTTTGTCAAAGAATACTGTCCTTTACACTAAGGGACGAGGGAAATTCACGTGCAAACAATGCAAATTTTCCTCGATCAGACTGGCTACTGTGAAACGTCACTGCAAAACCTGCAGACCAAACTCAAAGAGGAATGATGAAGATCAAAGCCGGTTAGAATGTGCAGATGCTGATTCAAATGGCTCACTCTCAAAGTCAGAAGAAGACCTTGGTGATAAAATTGACAATAATCACACTttgaaaaaatcaaaaaaacaaCTTATCTCCTGTCCCAAGTGTACATTCAAGTGCAGTCAGAAGCGTGCTCTAGAAAGCCACGAGAAGAGGGGCTGCATGAAAGCCAACGAAATCCAATGCCACCTATGCTCGTTCGTGGGAAAGTCCCAAAACTCTTTGACGAGTCACGTTTCCTCTGTTCATGAGAAAAACAAGCCTCAACGCTTGCACTGCGAGGACTGCGACTTCAACTGTAAACAGGCGCGCTGCATGGCCCAGCACGTCGCAGTCAAACACAAAGGGTCGCGACCCCACCGCTGCCCTTACTGTCCCTTCAGCACTACCCGTCGCCACCGGCTGGAGGAGCACCGGTCCCTCCACACCGGTGTCGGACGTTATTCCTGCGAAGAGTGCAGCAAGACATTCGGCACCGTGACCAAACTGGGCCAACACAAGACACGTGTCCACGACAGGAAGCCCTCTCACTTCTGCTCGCTTTGCGACTTCAGCGGCTACACCCTGGACGACGTGAGGCGCCACAACCTCCGATGCCACACCGGAGAGCTCCAGCACTCTTGCGCTCACTGTGAGGCCTGCTTCAGTTCCAGCGTGGCTCTTAGAAACCATTCCAAACGCATCCATCAAGACCAGAACTTTCTCTCCTGCCCTGAATGTGACTTTACATTTGGCACTGACGCTGCTCTCAAAATCCACCAGCGGAGTACACACCCTTTGCTCAAGTGCTCCACCTGTCAGCTGCGTTTCAACACCAAGAAAAGCCTGGAAACGCACCAGAGAAGCCATTTAGGGCACCAGTGCCAGCTCTGCTCTTTCGCTAGCAGAACCAAGCAGCTGTTGGCGCAGCACCTCATGGAGGAGCacgaggaagatgaggaagaggagggttccaggGCGGAGAAGCCGCTGAAGTGCAGCCACTGCGAGTTCTCCTGTCGCCATCAGCTGGTGTTGGAGCAGCACCTCCGCTCACACGGGGGCACGCGGCTCTACAAGTGCACCGACTGCAAGTACACCACCCGGAACAAGCAGAAGATCACGTGGCACATCCGCATCCACACCGGGGAGAAACCCTACAGCTGTGAGCAGTGTAGCTACACCTGCAGCGACCCCTTCAGGCTGAAG ATTCACATGAGAGTTCACCAGCCAGAGAAGAAATACTTGTGTACGGAGTGTGGATACAAATGCAAATGGAAGACCCAGCTGAAGTACCACATGACGAAACATACAG GGGAGAAGGCCTACGCGTGCGACGACTGCGCCTACCGCGCCAACCGGGCGGACGCCCTGCGCGCCCACCGCGACACGCAGCACTGCGACGCGCGCTCCTTCGTCTGCGAGGAGTGCGGCAAGGCCTTCAAGACGCGCTACATCCTGAAGACCCACCAGCGGCAGCACAGCGGAGCACGACCCTACACCTGCGGGGCCTGCCACAAGGCTTTCTGCTGGCCCGCCGGCCtgcgacatcacttcctgtcgcACACCAAGCAGCAGCCATACCGCTGCCTCCACTGTCCGTACCGCGCCAAGCAGAGGTTTCAGGTGGTGAAGCACCTGCGCAGGCACCACCCAGGGGTGGCCCTGGAGCAGGGGGTGGTGAAGGacgtggagggggcggggctcacTCTGAAGGATGCCATGCGGGGGGCGgtagggggggatgggggtggaggggaggagggggaggcagaggatgGAC GAGAGGTCCTCACTGATGTGCACCCCCAGGAATTTGGTTCTGCTCACTCTCTCCACAGCAGCACCATCGATGGTCAGTGGTGGGTGTTCAGTGTGGCCTCTCCGGAAGTCAACAACAATCTCCTTGGTTTTGCTGACCTTTAG